GAACCCCTGGGACCGCCCGTGCAGCACTTCGCCGCGACTGTCGATGAAGATGACGCGGGGCAGGCCGGGCACCCGGAATTCCTCCTTGATGGCGGTCATCTCGTCGTCGTCGGGCGCCGTGGCGTCGACCTTGATCGTCACGAAGCGCTGCGACTCGGCGACCACCTCGGGCACGTTCCACACGGCCTTGTCCAGCTTCTTGCAGTACACGCACCACTGGGCCCAGAAGTCGATCATGATCGGCTTGCCGGCGGCCTTGGCCTCGGCCCGGCGGGCGTCGAGGAAGGCCTGGACGCCTTCGCCGGTGGCGACTTTCGTCCACGGCACGTGGTCGGGCAGGGGCGCAGCGGCCGGAACGTCCGCGGCCCCGGCGGCCGCGGAAACGGGACCGGCGGCCAGGGCGGTCCCGTGGGCCGCGACGGGGGCCGCCGGAGCCTGCAGGGCCGCCAGGGGCGAGGGCATGAGGAATCCGTGCTGCAGGAACGAACCGAGCAGGAGGTAGAGGCCGGCCACGAAGGCGGCCAGGCCGAGCCCCTTGCTGGCCCGCGGCCACCAGCCGCTCTCGGCGCCGAGCCTGTCGAAGGCGCCCATGAAGACGGCGACGACGATCACCGTGACGCCGACGAGGGGATAGAAGACCGTCTCCGCCAGCACCGCCCCGGGTCGCACGAAATAGAAGGCCATGGCGACCAGCAGCAGGCCCATGCCCTTCTTGACGGTCTCCATCCAGCCCCCGCTCCGGGGCATGGAACCCATGAGCGACGGGAAGGTGCCGACGCCGATCAGCAGCATGCCCATGCCCATGCCGAAGGTGAAGAGGGTGATGAAGCCGAGGAACCAGTTGCCGGTGGTCGCGACCCAGACCAGCAGGGCGGCGAGGAACGGTCCGACGCAGGGCGACGCCACCAGTCCCGCCACGAGGCCCATGGCGAAGACACCGACCAGGCCGCCGCGGTTGCCGCCGCCGGGTCCGCCGAGGCGGTCGCGCAGGAAGGCCGGGGCCTGCAGCTCGAAGGCGCCGAACATGCTGAACGACAGGGCGACCAGCAGCAGCGCGATGGGCACCGTGACGGCCGGGCTCTGCATGAAGGCGGTGATGCCGCTGAAGACGGTGGCGCTCAGCGCCCCGAGGACGGCGTACACGAAAGCCATTCCGATGACGTAGGTGACGGACATGAGCAGTCCGTGGGCCGGCCCCTTCTCCTGGCTCTGGGCCCCGATGACCGCCAGGGTGATGGGGATCATCGGATAGATGCACGGGGAGAGACTCATGAGGAGTCCGAAGCCGAACACCACGAGAAGGAAGAGGGCCAGCCCCTTGCGCTCGAGATAGTCGGCGATGCGGTCGGCGGACCAGTCCTCGCCGAAGTCGACGGCGATGGTCCCGGTCCAGGTGGCCTCGGCCCGGCTGCCGTCGGCATGGGGCGCCATGATGCGCGCCACGAGGGAGGCCTCGTGGGGCGTGGCCTCGGGCGACACCGGGGCGACCCATTCGAACCGGACCGGGGCACCGGGTCGGGCCGGATCGAGCGGACGCAGGGGATACGGCGTCCCGAAGGCGCCTTCCTGGCCGGTGGCCTGGACGTCGATCGTGACCTGGTCGGCCACGAGAGTGGCGCCCGCGGCCGGCGTGACCGTCACGATCAGCACGAGGTCCTTGCCGATCTCGGCCCGGTCCGTCGCGGGAGCGACCGCCACGTCGACGGGGGCCGCCGCGACCGGGGCGGCAGCGATGCCGGCGAGGAGCAGCAGGGCCAGGAAACGCAGGGGAGAGATACGCATCGTTCGGGTCCTTCGGGTGCGGTCCACAGACCGGCTCGGGTCGGTTCGGCGTTTCGGGGGGATCTGTTGCCGCCTACTATACGACGATAAATCCAGCGCACAAGATGTGGTTCCCATGCTCCGGATCCGGGCGGCCGGTTGCGCAACGGGGATTCAGGTGCGAAACTGGACCGGAAGAAACGACCCGAATCCCCGCCCGCGCGCCCCGGCGCTCCGGCAACCGAGAGGAACCGCCCGTGAACAGCATGTCCACTCCCCTCCGTCTGGCCCTCGTGGCCCTGCTTGGTCTCACCCTCGTCGCCGGATGTGGCGGCGGCGAGGAGAATTCGGCCGCCGCCGACGCCGGTGGGGCGCCTGCCGGGACCGCGTTCGGCTCGACGGAGGGCAGCGTGGCGCCGGACTTCACCCTGCCGCGGCTGGCGGGGGGCGAACTCAGCCTCAGCCAGTTCCGGGGCAAGGCCGTCATCGTCGATTTCTGGGATACCTGGTGCCCGCCCTGCCGCCGCGCCCTGCCGCATCTGCAGGAGCTGAGCCAGACCTATGCGGGTGACCTCGTGGTGATCGGCGTGGCCTTCGGCCAGGAGGGTGAGCAGAAGGTCCGCAGCTACACCGCCGAGAACGGCCTGACCTTCGAGATGGTCCTCTTCCAGGAGAGCAGTTCGATCCTGCAGGACTTCGGCGGGATCCAGAGCATCCCGACGACCTTCCTCATCGACCGGGACGGCGTGATCCGCAAGAAGTGGGTCGGCGCCGCCGACAAGGACGCCTATGAAGCCGCCATCGTCGCGGCCATCGGCAGCTGATGACGGGGTGGGTGCTCGTGGCCCTGTCCGGGGCGGCCGGCGCGGTCTCCCGCTACGGCGTCGGGCTGCTGGCGGTGCGGGCCCTCGGTGACCGTTTCGCCTACGGCACCCTGGCCGTGAACGTCCTGGGCTGCCTGGCGCTCGGGTTCCTGCTGGAGTTGGAACGGGGGACCGACCTGGTCTCCCATCCGGTGCGCCTGATGGCGGGGGTGGGCTTCCTGGGCGCCTTCACCACGTTCAGCACCTTCGGCTACGAGACGCTGCGCTACCTGGAGGCGGGCGCGACGGATCTGGCCTTGGCGAACGTGGCGGCGAACCTCGTCCTCGGATTCGGAGCGGTCTGGATCGGCTTCGTCGTGGCGCGGAGCGTGTTCGCGGGCGCGTAGGGTGGTGGGGACGGCGCCGCTGGCGGGCAAGGAAAAACCCCTGACTGTGGGCGCACCTTCAGTCAGGGGTCAGGCCGATACGATCATTTTCTGAGCCACCAAAAGAGGTCGACAAGGCCAACCGCAATCAGGAAATAGTTTTCCGGTGCCATTCGTCCTCCCCCTTTCATCGGTTGAAGGTGAATCGACGCGGACCTTCCTGAGATCGGACGGGTTTCGCCCGACTTGAGACCCGAATTTCAACCCCGTGAAATCCCCACTGTTCGGGCCCCTGTCCCGCAACCTGAGCAAGAACGGGTCCGGGTTTTCTTTAAAATTACAAGTCGCTGATTTCCAAGAGGATGGCCGTGCGGTCGTCGGAGCGGTTGCTGCCGCCGAAGGCCTGGACGTGGGCAAAAACCTTCCCGAGGAGGGTTTCGGGCACGTCGTCGATGTGCGCTTCGACGACGTCCAGGAGGCGGGGCGCGTCGAGGAACTCGTCCTGTTCGTTCCGTTCCTCGGTGAGTCCGTCGGTGTAGAGGAAGAGCCGGTCGCCGGGGCACAGTCCGATGGCGCCCTCCCGGTACACCGCCTCGGGGGAGACGCCGAGCACCGGCCCGCCCTTCTTGAGGACCTGGCGATAGCGGCTGCGGGGCCGGAAGAGCACGGGCTGTTCCATGCCGGCGTTGCAGAAGCGCAGCAGTCCGGTCGACGGCGTCAGCACCCCGCAGAAGAAGCAGATGAAATGCCCCTGGCTGCCGAGCGCCGTGACCACCGCGTTGAGGCGGGTCATCAGATCCCGGGGACTGACCCCGGGCAGGGCCTCCTGACGGAAGGCCACGCGAACCGAAGTCATCATCAGCGCGGCCGGGATGCCCTTGCCCGAGACGTCGGCGATGGCGAAGATCAGGTCGTCGTTCTCCAGGGTGAAGTAGTCGAAGTAGTCGCCGCCCACCATCCGGCAGGGTTCGTTGTGGCCGCAGATGCGGTAGGAGGCGAAGTCGAGGGGCTTGTCGGGCAGCAGGTTCGCCTGGATGTCGCGAGCCACCTCGAGTTCGGTTTCCAGGCGTTTGCGTTCGAGACTGGCCTGGTAGAGCTGGCGGCTCTCGACGATGGACGCGGCCTGGACCGCCAGGTTCTTCAGGTTCGCGAGATCGTCCTGGCTGTAGAGATCGCCCGAGGACTTGGGGCCGAAGCCCATGATGCCCAGCAGGCGATTGCCCGTGATGAGGGGGACGAGCAGGGCGAGGCGCAGCCGGGTCAGGAGCTGGAGCGATTCGGCGTCGGCACCGGTCGCGAGCATGTGGTCCTCGATCTCCTCGCGGAAGACCGGCCGTCGGAGGCGATCCAGGAGCAGGGCCAGCGTGCTGTCGGCGGCGAGGAAGACATCGGTCGGGGGCGTGCCGAGTTCGCTGCAGCCGCCGACGCGGGCGGCGAACCCCGCACCCGGGCTGGGCGTCGGCAGGAACAGCGCGAAACCCTCGGGGCGGTAGAGTTCGCACAGCCGCCCTTCGATGGTGCGGACGACGGCGCCGGGCTCGATCAGGCCGGTGAGGCGCTCGGCCAGGGCGTTGATGGCGCGGCGGTCGGCGCGGCGTGACGGATAGAAGGTGCGGTCGATCCAGATCTGGACCTGGTTGCGCAGGGGCATGATCACCAGGCCGCTGCCCGCGGCGATGGCCACCAGCACGGGCCAGGTCTCGGCCCCGAACATGCGGGCCATCAGGTTGCCGACCAGTCCGACCACCACGAAGTAGATGAGCACGACGAGCAGCGTCAGGGAGCCGTAGACGAGGCCGATGCGCACCACGAAGCGGGTGTCGAGGGCGCCGTAGCGCATGATGGCCAGGGCGAAGCTGACGGGCACGAGCAGCAGCGAGAGCGAGAGGTACTGCCAATAGGGCAGCGGTGTGCCCGGGACGACGTTGGCGACCACGGTGGCGACAAGGAAGGGCACGAGCCCGCCCACGAGTCCGACCAGGACCACCTTCAGCTTGGTCTGCTGGATGGGGCGCTCCCGCCGCAGCACGCGGCGGCCGAAGATCGCGAGTCCGGCGACGAAATAGCCGAGGGCATAGAACACCGACAGGAGGTTGACGAGATCCTCGATGCGGTCGGTGGCCGGAGGGCGACCGAACGCCTCGAGCCCGGCGCTCGCGACGAAGAGCACGACGCCCGGCAGGAGCAGGATCCGGTAGCGGCGCTGCGTGCGCCGCCAGGGCGCCCCGGTGCTGGGGAACTGGATCAGGAAGCGGAGGAAGAACGCCGGCATCAGCAACTGGAGCAGCGCCCGCAGGTACTGCTTGAACTGCATGTAGTCGAGGTCGGGGTGGTCCGGGATGTCGAGGAGGAAGAACGCGAAGACGAGGCAGAGGAAATGGAAGTTCCGCGCCACCGGGTCGGGGCGGCGCCACAGCACCCACCAGCCGATGAGCAGGAAGGCGAGGCCGGCGACCCACAGGCTGTAGGCGTGGATGAGGTCGGCCTGGGCGATGCGCACGGGGCGCAGCTCCATGTGACGCACGGGCGCACCCGGAGCCGCGACGCTGATCGTTATCGGGGCATGAGGCCGCAGGCGCGCGCGGGCGGCATAGAACGCCGACTCGTGGTGGGTCGGTTGTCCGGCGACTGCGACGATGTGCTGCCCGGGCTCCATGCCGGCGGCCGCGGCCGGACCGCCGGCTTCGACCGAGCGCACGACCAGGTTGCTGGCCGTGAAGCCGAGATCGGCGCGGTGGGGCAGATCGACGGCGACGGGCAGGGAGAGGATGAACAGGAGCGGCGCGAGGACGAGCAGGCTGATCAGGCGGGAGATCCGCTCGAACGGGGTTTCAGGGCAAGGTGACGGTCTCGGCATGCGGCCCCCGCGGCTGGCGAATGACGTCCCGGCTGCCTGACGGCGACGGCGGGCGCCGACGCCGGTCCGTGGGGTCAGTCTAGCACATCGGGAGGAAAATGCGCACCGCATCCTCGGCCGAGGGCGCCGATGGTGGCTCCGTCCGGACCGAGGCAGGGGCTGCCCTCCTGGAGATGCAGGTCGCCCGCCGCGGGGGCGCAGTACAGGGGGTCGGCCGCCTGGTTGCCATCGCGATCGCGCTGGGCGGCGAGCGCGGCCGGCCACGCGCCCCCGGCGAGATAGATGTTCGAGCGCCGCCAGGCGGGGGCTCCGTCGCCGGCGAGCGCCTCGCCCGCCGGTCCGGTCAGCAGGCAGGCCTCGAACACCGGCTGGCTGTCGCCGATGGTCAGCACGGCGTCCGGGCCATCGGCCAGATTGGCGTGGAAGGTGCAATTGGCGAAGCGGGGCGATGCCCCTCGCGCAGCGAGAACGCCGCCGCCGAGGCCGCCGGCATTGGCATGGAGCACGCTGCCGCGTACGGTCAGGGAGCCGCCTGAATGGGCCAGGGCGCCGCCGGAGCCCCCCGCGGCGTTGGCGTCGAGGAGCGAGGTGTCGACCAGCAGGCGACCGGCCGCCACGGCGACGCCGCCGCCGGTCTCGTCGGCGAGATTGCCCGTGATCGTGCAGTGCTGCATCCGGCCGGCGCCGCGGGCGCGCCAGAGGACGGCCCCGCCGGTCCCGAGGGCATGGCTGCCACGCAGTTCGGACTGCAGGATGTGCGGGCCCCGGTCGCCGACCGCGGCCACGGCTCCGCCATCCCGGGCGCGACCGCCGACGAGGCGGCAGCGTTCCAGGGTGGGTGAGGCGTCTTCGACGAGGACGAGTCCGCCCATGCCGTCGCGCCCCTCGCCCAGGGCGGTGCCGCCCCGCAGCGTGAAACCGACGACGCGCGTCGTCGTGTCGGCCCCGGCCGGGAAGATGAGGCACCGTCCGCGCCCGCCGGCGTCGATGACGGCGCAATCGGGCTGCAGGGTGCCCGACCACAGGGACACGCCGGGCTTGACGATGATGTCGTGCTCGCGGTAGGTGCCGCAGGAAACGAGGATGATGTCGCCGGCCCGGGCGCGGATCATGGCGCCCTTGATGGAGGGGGCGTCGCCCGGCACGCCGATGGTGCGCCCGGCGGCGGGTCCGGCCGTGCCCGCGGCCGCGAGCCCGATCGTCAGCAGCACGGCGAGAGCGCGGCCGTGCCGGCTTGCGCGGCGGTTCTTCGTGGTCACCATCCCGCGACTCCTTTGCGGTTCGGCGGGCGGACAGTCCCGCCCGGAACGCCGACGCCGGATGTCATCCCGGCCGTGCCGGCATGGACCCGGGTGATACAAACGGCCGCTCCCTGCGGAAGGAAGCGGCCGGATGTTCCTGGGGGAGAAACGTTCTAGCGGAACAGCGCCTTCACGTCACCCCAGCTGTGATCTTCGATGGCCACTGCGCAATCGCCGTTGACGGTCGCGACGGGGAAGTCCCGACCACCGGTCGACTGCTTCAGTTCCTTGATGATCTCGATGTCGGAGCCGTCGAGGTACGCGGGCACGCGCTCGGGCAGCGAGTGGAACCGGATGCCGTCGATCCACCACTGGACCGGACCCGACAGGTCGAGGATGTAGAAGTCGATGACGGCGACCACGATGGCCGGGTAGGTGTAGGGGTTGATCTGCGGATCAACGGTCCCCACGATGTACTCCGGAGCGGTGCCGATGTTGATCTCCTGGCCCTGCAGGTCGATCCCGGTCATGACGGCCGGGCCGGTCATCCACATCTTGCACTCCCAGCCGGCCACGCCCTGGGGGCTGGTCGGGTGGGTGATCACCAGGAACGCCCGCTGGGGGCCGACATCCATCGTGATGCAGTTGACACAGGCACACGGATCGAAGTACACGCCGATCCCGTCGTCATCGGGATCGAGCTGAGCGAGGCCAGAGGTGGCAACGAGACTCAAGGCCAGAATCGCGAGAACTGTCTTTTTCATAGGTTTCCCCCGTCAGAAGATAGCGTTCGTTGGGCGAGCGCTCACGTCTCTAGAGCCAAACTACCCCATTTCGACGGCCTTGGGAAGCCTTTTTTTGATGAAAATTCCGACAAATCCCTGCGCTTTTTCCCGGATTTGTGGAATCCTGCGGGTTTGTCCCGGGCCCGTGATCGATTTTGACCGTCGGTTGAGATGATGATATGGCGATCCTATTTTTTCGACTTGGTCGCCCGGCCTCTGGGGCGTTGCTCCCCCCGGGAGCAGGTGTTAGATTTGCGGATTCCCGGCTGCGGGTCGCTGGGATTCCCGGGTTCGATGGGCCGAGAGGCCCGGTCCCGGACCGGGGGCCCGCCCTGTCGCCGCACGCGATGCGGCGCCCGTCCGGACCGGCCGCGACCGGTCCCTACACCTGGAGTTGCGCAGTGTCTGACATCCGGCAGTTGGCCCAGTACAGCCCCGAGGGCATCGAGCAGAAGTGGTACGCGGCATGGGAAGCGGCGGGCCTGTTCGCCCCGGACGAGAGCCTCGGCACCGAGCCTTTCGTCATCACCCTGCCGCCGCCCAACGTCACGGGCATCCTCCACATGGGGCACTGCCTGGGGAACTCGGTCCAGGACACCCTGATCCGCTGGGCGCGGATGCGGGGGCAGCCGGCCCTGTGGGTGCCGGGCACCGATCATGCCAGCATCGCCACCGAGCAGGTGGTCACCCGCCAGATGGCCGCCGACGGCATCGACAAGCGCGCGGCCGGTCGGGAGGCCTTCCTCGAGCGGGCCTGGGAGTGGAAGGAACGCTCGCACGCCCGCATCACCGAGCAGATCAAGAGGCTGGGCTGCTCCCTCGACTGGAGCCGCGAGGCCTTCACCATGGACGACGCCCGCAACGAGGCCGTCGCCACGGCCTTTCTGCGCCTGCGGGAGAAGGAGCTGATCTACCGGGACGTGTACCTGGTGAACTGGTGCCCCCACGACCTGACGGCGATCAGCGACGACGAGGTGGAATACAAGGAGGTCGAGGGCTCCCTGTGGCACCTGCGCTATCCGTTCGCCGACGGGGAGGGACACGTGGTGGTGGCCACCACGCGCCCGGAGACCATGTTCGGCGACGTGGCCGTGGCCGTCCACCCGACCGATCCCGAGCGCAGCCACCTGATCGGACGCCAGGTGAAGCTGCCCCTGACCGGGCGCGTCATCCCCATCATCGGCGACCATCACGCCGATCCGGAGAAGGGGACGGGCTTCGTGAAGATCACGCCCGCCCACGACCCCAACGACTTCGAGGTGGGGCGGCGCCACGACCTGCCGCAGGTGATCTGCATGACGCCCGAGGCGGTCATGAACGAGCAGGCGGGACGCTTCGCCGGGCTGGATCGCAAAGCCTGCCGCCGGGAGGTCGTGGCGGCCCTGGAGGCCGAGGGCCTGCTCGACAAGATCGAGAAGCACGTCCATCAGGTGGGCCACCACGACCGCTGCGGCCATGTCATCGAGCCGTATCTCAGCAAGCAGTGGTTCCTGAAGATGGGCGGACTGGCCGAGCCGGCCCGCGCGGCCGTGGCCGACGGCGACATCACCCTCTTTCCCGAACGGTGGGTGGGCGTCTACAACAACTGGATGACGAACATCCGCGACTGGTGCATCAGCCGGCAGCTGTGGTGGGGACACCGCATCCCGGTCTGGTACTGCGACGATTGCGGGGCCGAGACCTGCGCGACCGCAACGCCGACCTCGTGCCGCGCCTGCGGCCACGAATCCCTGACCCAGGATCCGGACGTCCTGGACACCTGGTTCAGCAGCTGGCTGTGGACGTTCTCGCCCCTGGGCTGGCCCGACGGGACCGACGACCTGAAGAAGTACCACCCGACCAGCCTGCTGGTCACCGGCGCGGACATCATCTTCTTCTGGGTCGCGCGCATGATCATGGCGAGCTACGAATTCCTGGGCGAGAAGCCCTTCGGCGAGGTCCTCTTCACGGGCATCGTGCGCGACGAGAAGGGCCGGAAGATGAGCAAGTCCCTGGGCAACAGTCCGGATCCCATCGACCTGATGGACCAGTACGGTGCCGACGCGCTGCGCTGCAGCCTGGTCATGCTCACGCCCACGGGGCAGGACATCCTCTTCGACGCGTCGACGCTGGAGGTGGGGCGGAACTTCTGCAACAAGATCTTCCAGGCGACCAAGCTCGTGCTCGGGGCGTGGGACGAGGCCGGCCTCGGCGGCCGCCGGGGCGACGCCGTCGCGCCGCGCACGCTCGACCTGGCCGACGTGGCGGACGCCGACGCCTGGAGCGCAGCGCCGGCCGCCAGCTTCCGCTCCCTGTGGGAGGCCGTCTTCGGCGGCGAGGTGCCGGTGACCCTGGGGGACGAATCCTTCACTCTGGAGGATCGCTGGGTGCTGAGCCGCATGCACGCCATGCTGTCCGGCTGCGACGCGAACATGGAGAAGCGGCGGCTCAACGACGCCGCCTACGAGGTGTTCAACTTCTTCCGGCACGAGTACTGC
Above is a genomic segment from bacterium containing:
- a CDS encoding TlpA family protein disulfide reductase, with amino-acid sequence MSTPLRLALVALLGLTLVAGCGGGEENSAAADAGGAPAGTAFGSTEGSVAPDFTLPRLAGGELSLSQFRGKAVIVDFWDTWCPPCRRALPHLQELSQTYAGDLVVIGVAFGQEGEQKVRSYTAENGLTFEMVLFQESSSILQDFGGIQSIPTTFLIDRDGVIRKKWVGAADKDAYEAAIVAAIGS
- a CDS encoding valine--tRNA ligase; this encodes MSDIRQLAQYSPEGIEQKWYAAWEAAGLFAPDESLGTEPFVITLPPPNVTGILHMGHCLGNSVQDTLIRWARMRGQPALWVPGTDHASIATEQVVTRQMAADGIDKRAAGREAFLERAWEWKERSHARITEQIKRLGCSLDWSREAFTMDDARNEAVATAFLRLREKELIYRDVYLVNWCPHDLTAISDDEVEYKEVEGSLWHLRYPFADGEGHVVVATTRPETMFGDVAVAVHPTDPERSHLIGRQVKLPLTGRVIPIIGDHHADPEKGTGFVKITPAHDPNDFEVGRRHDLPQVICMTPEAVMNEQAGRFAGLDRKACRREVVAALEAEGLLDKIEKHVHQVGHHDRCGHVIEPYLSKQWFLKMGGLAEPARAAVADGDITLFPERWVGVYNNWMTNIRDWCISRQLWWGHRIPVWYCDDCGAETCATATPTSCRACGHESLTQDPDVLDTWFSSWLWTFSPLGWPDGTDDLKKYHPTSLLVTGADIIFFWVARMIMASYEFLGEKPFGEVLFTGIVRDEKGRKMSKSLGNSPDPIDLMDQYGADALRCSLVMLTPTGQDILFDASTLEVGRNFCNKIFQATKLVLGAWDEAGLGGRRGDAVAPRTLDLADVADADAWSAAPAASFRSLWEAVFGGEVPVTLGDESFTLEDRWVLSRMHAMLSGCDANMEKRRLNDAAYEVFNFFRHEYCDWYLEAIKPRLRDEAARPSALAVAVAVLGVVYKLLHPVMPFITEELWSWLPPSTGFLMTSSFPRHSGAIPFAGEFAAFEEVQEIVGVIRNLRNELGVQPGRRGGAVLRVPDEAARTSLAARAELVALLAKLETVDVVCGGEDPAPAGVGVAGTVEIFLPMKGLVDLDKEKARLGKELEKIEGWLKGTRAKLANEKFTANAPEHVVAQQRELLAENEATAARIRERIAALD
- a CDS encoding SpoIIE family protein phosphatase — protein: MPRPSPCPETPFERISRLISLLVLAPLLFILSLPVAVDLPHRADLGFTASNLVVRSVEAGGPAAAAGMEPGQHIVAVAGQPTHHESAFYAARARLRPHAPITISVAAPGAPVRHMELRPVRIAQADLIHAYSLWVAGLAFLLIGWWVLWRRPDPVARNFHFLCLVFAFFLLDIPDHPDLDYMQFKQYLRALLQLLMPAFFLRFLIQFPSTGAPWRRTQRRYRILLLPGVVLFVASAGLEAFGRPPATDRIEDLVNLLSVFYALGYFVAGLAIFGRRVLRRERPIQQTKLKVVLVGLVGGLVPFLVATVVANVVPGTPLPYWQYLSLSLLLVPVSFALAIMRYGALDTRFVVRIGLVYGSLTLLVVLIYFVVVGLVGNLMARMFGAETWPVLVAIAAGSGLVIMPLRNQVQIWIDRTFYPSRRADRRAINALAERLTGLIEPGAVVRTIEGRLCELYRPEGFALFLPTPSPGAGFAARVGGCSELGTPPTDVFLAADSTLALLLDRLRRPVFREEIEDHMLATGADAESLQLLTRLRLALLVPLITGNRLLGIMGFGPKSSGDLYSQDDLANLKNLAVQAASIVESRQLYQASLERKRLETELEVARDIQANLLPDKPLDFASYRICGHNEPCRMVGGDYFDYFTLENDDLIFAIADVSGKGIPAALMMTSVRVAFRQEALPGVSPRDLMTRLNAVVTALGSQGHFICFFCGVLTPSTGLLRFCNAGMEQPVLFRPRSRYRQVLKKGGPVLGVSPEAVYREGAIGLCPGDRLFLYTDGLTEERNEQDEFLDAPRLLDVVEAHIDDVPETLLGKVFAHVQAFGGSNRSDDRTAILLEISDL
- the crcB gene encoding fluoride efflux transporter CrcB translates to MTGWVLVALSGAAGAVSRYGVGLLAVRALGDRFAYGTLAVNVLGCLALGFLLELERGTDLVSHPVRLMAGVGFLGAFTTFSTFGYETLRYLEAGATDLALANVAANLVLGFGAVWIGFVVARSVFAGA
- a CDS encoding thioredoxin family protein, which produces MRISPLRFLALLLLAGIAAAPVAAAPVDVAVAPATDRAEIGKDLVLIVTVTPAAGATLVADQVTIDVQATGQEGAFGTPYPLRPLDPARPGAPVRFEWVAPVSPEATPHEASLVARIMAPHADGSRAEATWTGTIAVDFGEDWSADRIADYLERKGLALFLLVVFGFGLLMSLSPCIYPMIPITLAVIGAQSQEKGPAHGLLMSVTYVIGMAFVYAVLGALSATVFSGITAFMQSPAVTVPIALLLVALSFSMFGAFELQAPAFLRDRLGGPGGGNRGGLVGVFAMGLVAGLVASPCVGPFLAALLVWVATTGNWFLGFITLFTFGMGMGMLLIGVGTFPSLMGSMPRSGGWMETVKKGMGLLLVAMAFYFVRPGAVLAETVFYPLVGVTVIVVAVFMGAFDRLGAESGWWPRASKGLGLAAFVAGLYLLLGSFLQHGFLMPSPLAALQAPAAPVAAHGTALAAGPVSAAAGAADVPAAAPLPDHVPWTKVATGEGVQAFLDARRAEAKAAGKPIMIDFWAQWCVYCKKLDKAVWNVPEVVAESQRFVTIKVDATAPDDDEMTAIKEEFRVPGLPRVIFIDSRGEVLHGRSQGFVPAAEMLEIMQGIR